The following are encoded together in the Nocardioides sp. Arc9.136 genome:
- the pknB gene encoding Stk1 family PASTA domain-containing Ser/Thr kinase gives MTGPVVGGRYELGELLGRGGMAEVRKGTDTRLGRVVAVKRLRTDLASDATFQARFRREAQSSASLNHPAIVAVYDTGEELATDGSGVAQPYIVMEYVAGRTLRDILREGRKILPERALEITSGVLSALDYSHRAGIIHRDIKPGNVMLTPSGDVKVMDFGIARAISDASSTMTQTAAVVGTAQYLSPEQARGETVDSRSDVYSAGCLLYELLTGRPPFVGDSPVAVAYQHVREPARPPSDHDQDLPPEVDAIVMKALAKRVEDRYQSAAAMRSDIERYLAGRPVQATVPPPTAAVPVTHVAPAPMPTSATTSTAARPPLPPAGDDRPGRRTGLIAFLVVLALVLVAAGVFAAGRLFESPPEQVQVPNLIRLTDDQARAEIREAGLSVGNVSFAEDEAVPAGKVSEQEPNRDQYVDPGTAVDLVVSLGEPKVTVPSVVGLSRADAAAQLRSAGLRTAQEETSSDEPAGQVIAQAPAAGQEVADGATVTISYSDGPEEVPDVVGRRQREAERLIGEAGFRTSVVRSSDTTEPAGTVIQQSPQAGETLPEGSTITIVVSTFEPEEEPSDTPSPSETPDPSGLPTDLPPAVPSRDGRG, from the coding sequence GTGACCGGCCCCGTCGTCGGCGGGCGCTACGAGCTCGGCGAGCTGCTCGGCCGGGGCGGCATGGCCGAGGTGCGCAAGGGCACCGACACGCGGCTGGGCCGGGTGGTCGCGGTCAAGCGGCTGCGCACCGACCTCGCCAGCGACGCGACGTTCCAGGCCCGGTTCCGCCGCGAGGCGCAGTCCTCGGCCTCGCTGAACCACCCCGCGATCGTCGCGGTCTACGACACCGGCGAGGAGCTGGCCACCGACGGCAGCGGTGTCGCCCAGCCCTACATCGTCATGGAGTACGTCGCCGGGCGGACGCTGCGCGACATCCTCCGCGAGGGCCGCAAGATCCTCCCCGAGCGCGCGCTGGAGATCACCAGCGGCGTGCTGTCGGCGCTCGACTACAGCCACCGTGCCGGGATCATCCACCGCGACATCAAGCCCGGCAACGTCATGCTCACACCGTCGGGCGACGTCAAGGTGATGGACTTCGGCATCGCCCGGGCGATCAGCGACGCGTCCTCGACGATGACCCAGACCGCCGCCGTGGTCGGCACCGCGCAGTACCTCTCCCCCGAGCAGGCGCGCGGAGAGACCGTCGACTCACGCTCCGACGTCTACTCCGCCGGCTGCCTGCTCTACGAGCTGCTGACCGGCCGTCCGCCGTTCGTGGGCGACAGCCCGGTCGCGGTGGCCTACCAGCACGTCCGCGAGCCCGCCCGGCCGCCGTCGGACCACGACCAGGACCTCCCGCCCGAGGTCGACGCGATCGTGATGAAGGCGCTCGCGAAGCGCGTCGAGGACCGCTACCAGTCCGCCGCCGCGATGCGCAGCGACATCGAGCGCTACCTCGCCGGCCGCCCCGTCCAGGCGACGGTCCCGCCGCCGACCGCGGCGGTGCCGGTCACCCACGTCGCGCCGGCGCCGATGCCCACCTCGGCCACGACCAGCACGGCCGCCCGCCCGCCGCTGCCACCGGCGGGCGACGACCGGCCGGGACGGCGTACCGGCCTGATCGCGTTCCTCGTCGTGCTCGCCCTCGTGCTCGTGGCCGCCGGCGTCTTCGCGGCCGGCCGGCTCTTCGAGTCGCCTCCCGAGCAGGTCCAGGTGCCGAACCTGATCCGCCTCACCGACGACCAGGCCCGCGCGGAGATCCGCGAGGCCGGGCTCAGCGTCGGGAACGTGTCCTTCGCCGAGGACGAGGCGGTGCCCGCCGGCAAGGTCTCCGAGCAGGAGCCGAACCGCGACCAGTACGTCGACCCCGGCACCGCCGTCGACCTCGTCGTCTCCCTCGGGGAGCCGAAGGTGACCGTGCCGTCCGTCGTCGGTCTCAGCCGGGCCGACGCCGCGGCCCAGCTGCGCTCGGCCGGGCTGCGCACCGCCCAGGAGGAGACCTCCTCCGACGAGCCGGCCGGCCAGGTCATCGCCCAGGCCCCGGCCGCCGGGCAGGAGGTCGCCGACGGGGCGACGGTCACCATCTCCTACTCCGACGGTCCCGAGGAGGTGCCCGACGTCGTCGGTCGCCGCCAGCGGGAGGCCGAGCGGCTGATCGGCGAGGCTGGGTTCCGCACCTCGGTCGTCCGCAGCTCCGACACCACCGAGCCGGCGGGCACCGTGATCCAGCAGAGCCCGCAGGCCGGCGAGACGCTGCCGGAGGGCTCGACGATCACCATCGTCGTCTCCACGTTCGAGCCGGAGGAGGAGCCCAGCGACACCCCGTCGCCCAGCGAGACGCCGGACCCCAGCGGCCTCCCGACCGACCTGCCGCCCGCGGTGCCCTCCCGCGACGGCCGCGGCTGA
- a CDS encoding DUF881 domain-containing protein, which translates to MTSGSHARPEDRPPRRWSGLLRRPRGRAALGWRIGTPVMVVLSGVLFVASAENSEGTDLRPGRYTDLASLVEAEADQYDALRERATELDDEVDRLAGSVSDAGVTKLRQRADQLRDPAGLEPQRGSGVRITLSDAPREVVEAQPEAADVNEYVVHQQDIQAVVNALWRGGATAVTIAGQRIITTTGIKCEGNAVTLHGVPYPQPYVIEAVGDPTSLQSSVGADSYVAAYLDAVARDTVGWDLEVEDDVEAPAYEGVLAMSYAEPID; encoded by the coding sequence GTGACGTCCGGATCCCACGCGCGGCCTGAAGACCGCCCGCCGCGCCGCTGGAGCGGCCTGCTGCGGCGCCCGCGCGGTCGCGCCGCCCTCGGCTGGCGGATCGGCACGCCCGTGATGGTCGTCCTGAGCGGCGTGCTGTTCGTGGCGAGCGCCGAGAACAGCGAGGGCACCGACCTGCGGCCGGGGCGCTACACCGACCTCGCGTCGCTGGTGGAGGCCGAGGCCGACCAGTACGACGCGCTCCGCGAGCGCGCCACCGAGCTCGACGACGAGGTCGACCGGCTCGCCGGGTCGGTCTCCGACGCGGGCGTCACGAAGCTGCGCCAGCGGGCCGACCAGCTGCGCGACCCGGCCGGGCTGGAGCCGCAGCGGGGGAGCGGGGTGCGGATCACGCTCTCGGACGCTCCTCGCGAGGTGGTCGAGGCCCAGCCGGAGGCCGCGGACGTCAACGAGTACGTCGTCCACCAGCAGGACATCCAGGCGGTCGTCAACGCGCTGTGGCGCGGCGGCGCGACGGCCGTGACGATCGCGGGCCAGCGGATCATCACCACCACCGGCATCAAGTGCGAGGGCAACGCCGTCACCCTGCACGGCGTGCCCTACCCCCAGCCCTACGTCATCGAGGCGGTCGGCGACCCGACCAGCCTGCAGTCCTCGGTCGGGGCCGACTCCTACGTCGCGGCCTACCTCGACGCGGTCGCCCGCGACACCGTCGGCTGGGACCTCGAGGTCGAGGACGACGTCGAGGCGCCGGCGTACGAGGGCGTGCTGGCCATGTCCTACGCCGAGCCGATCGACTGA
- a CDS encoding peptidylprolyl isomerase — translation MADQQAVLKTNRGDIVLNLFPNHAPETVANFTGLASGEKSYDSGNGRSGPFYDGLIFHRVIDGFMIQGGDPLGTGTGGPGFTFKDEPHPELTFDKPYLLAMANAGPGTNGSQFFITVGATPWLNFKHTIFGEVADQASRDVVDAIATTKTGPGDRPVEPVVIETVELR, via the coding sequence ATGGCTGACCAGCAGGCCGTACTGAAGACGAACCGGGGCGACATCGTCCTGAACCTCTTCCCGAACCACGCCCCCGAGACCGTCGCGAACTTCACCGGGCTCGCCTCGGGTGAGAAGTCCTACGACTCCGGGAACGGCAGGAGCGGACCGTTCTACGACGGCCTGATCTTCCACCGCGTGATCGACGGCTTCATGATCCAGGGCGGCGACCCGCTCGGCACCGGCACCGGCGGCCCGGGCTTCACCTTCAAGGACGAGCCGCACCCGGAGCTCACTTTCGACAAGCCCTACCTGCTCGCGATGGCGAACGCCGGCCCGGGCACCAACGGCTCGCAGTTCTTCATCACCGTCGGCGCGACGCCGTGGCTGAACTTCAAGCACACCATCTTCGGCGAGGTCGCCGACCAGGCCTCGCGCGACGTGGTCGACGCGATCGCGACGACCAAGACCGGCCCGGGCGACCGTCCGGTCGAGCCGGTGGTCATCGAGACCGTCGAGCTGCGCTGA
- a CDS encoding 1-acyl-sn-glycerol-3-phosphate acyltransferase, with product MTWALRRLVLAPAVVASAVLLWFTLPLWLLGAALVSPVVPGRLRVVRLAWVAVLYLTIEALLLVVLLGMWLASGFGRRIRTPYWEGIHYDLVQGVMWIFFREARRVLRLTITTDGPAPDAHPGVPIVVCCRHAGPGDSFTLVHALMHWYGREPRVVLKDTLAWDPAIDVLLNRIPARFITPGRPGEDVDEQIAALATGLDENDAFVIFPEGGNFTPQRRTRAIERLRRLGLQAMADRAERMTHVLAPKPGGLLAALDAAPEADVVLVAHTGLDHLTGVADIWRALPMDKRLTMRWWQVPRAEIPTDRDARIDWLYGWWETIDAWVAENRPEDLPPGRSR from the coding sequence GTGACCTGGGCCCTCCGCCGCCTGGTGCTCGCGCCGGCGGTCGTGGCGTCGGCCGTGCTGCTGTGGTTCACCCTGCCGCTGTGGCTCCTGGGTGCGGCGCTGGTCTCGCCGGTGGTGCCGGGCCGGCTGCGGGTGGTCCGCCTGGCCTGGGTCGCGGTCCTCTACCTCACGATCGAGGCGCTCCTGCTCGTGGTGCTGCTCGGCATGTGGCTCGCCAGCGGCTTCGGGCGGCGGATCCGCACGCCGTACTGGGAGGGCATCCACTACGACCTCGTCCAGGGGGTCATGTGGATCTTCTTCCGCGAGGCGCGGCGGGTGCTCCGGCTGACGATCACCACCGACGGCCCCGCGCCCGACGCGCACCCCGGCGTGCCGATCGTCGTGTGCTGCCGCCACGCCGGCCCGGGGGACTCCTTCACCCTCGTCCACGCGCTGATGCACTGGTACGGCCGGGAGCCGCGCGTCGTCCTCAAGGACACCCTGGCCTGGGACCCCGCGATCGACGTGCTCCTGAACCGCATCCCGGCGCGGTTCATCACCCCCGGGCGTCCGGGGGAGGACGTCGACGAGCAGATCGCCGCGCTCGCGACCGGCCTGGACGAGAACGACGCGTTCGTGATCTTCCCCGAGGGGGGCAACTTCACCCCGCAGCGCCGGACCCGGGCGATCGAGCGGCTGCGCCGGCTGGGGCTGCAGGCGATGGCCGACCGCGCCGAGCGGATGACGCACGTGCTGGCGCCCAAGCCCGGCGGGCTGCTCGCGGCGCTGGACGCCGCTCCCGAGGCCGACGTCGTGCTGGTGGCCCACACCGGGCTCGACCACCTCACCGGGGTCGCCGACATCTGGCGCGCGCTGCCGATGGACAAGCGGCTCACCATGCGGTGGTGGCAGGTCCCGCGGGCGGAGATCCCGACCGACCGGGACGCGCGGATCGACTGGCTCTACGGCTGGTGGGAGACCATCGACGCCTGGGTGGCAGAGAACCGGCCGGAGGATCTTCCCCCCGGCCGGTCCCGTTGA
- a CDS encoding cell division protein CrgA, producing MAKQKTERDPLAPVRGPIASVRFVLALVLMVVGIAWTAYYYAAVRPDGSGEAGSPAFMADLGDWNYLVGFGLLFLGLIVAAHPSTPLGRGRGVVVGMLGCFLVGLLWICTFYVFSDDLSSLWVFNDLGQLNLVVGIGFMAVGFTYATRWE from the coding sequence GTGGCCAAGCAGAAGACCGAGCGCGACCCCCTCGCCCCCGTGCGGGGACCGATCGCATCGGTGCGGTTCGTCCTGGCCCTGGTGCTCATGGTGGTGGGCATCGCCTGGACGGCGTACTACTACGCCGCTGTCCGCCCCGACGGCTCCGGCGAGGCCGGCAGCCCGGCGTTCATGGCCGACCTCGGCGACTGGAACTACCTGGTCGGCTTCGGCCTGCTCTTCCTCGGGCTGATCGTCGCCGCCCACCCCTCCACGCCGCTCGGCCGCGGTCGCGGCGTCGTGGTCGGCATGCTCGGGTGCTTCCTCGTCGGCCTGCTGTGGATCTGCACCTTCTACGTCTTCAGCGACGACCTCAGCAGTCTCTGGGTCTTCAACGACCTCGGCCAGCTGAACCTGGTCGTCGGCATCGGGTTCATGGCGGTGGGGTTCACCTACGCCACGCGCTGGGAGTGA
- a CDS encoding protein kinase gives MSDPTVTFGAPGAPGDRYADDAHRYRLDGRIATGGMGEVWRATDTTLGREVAVKLLKSEYADDATFRSRFETEARHAASLHHPGVAAVYDFGEAAATDGSGVPRPYLVMELVDGQPLSALLREGEPLDPDAVRQLLGQVADAVAAAHAAGIVHRDIKPANLLVTPDRTVKITDFGIARAADGIGMTQTGQVMGTPQYLSPEQARGNPATPASDVYALGVVAFEMLAGRRPFQADSPVATALAHLNDPVPDLPDSVPADLAAVVRRALAKDPAERYADASALAAALRDPSTELLAPPPASAAEQTQLLAPTVVATPPSEATAVVPPLPAAAATGTTGAVAADETAEDADRRRTGLVIGLLVAVLVIAGVVAAIALAGQDGDEDPTDRPTASAGTITIDEDNYLGRPVGDVRRELTRAGLRVTTEEVANPGGETPGTVTTVDPSGRLDEGERVVVQFWGEEPVVEPTPEPTTEAPTPEPTPEEPSAEPTTQAPTPTPTPTPTQEPTQEPTTSTPPSPTAPAPTAQASPAQASPAQATGMSTPTAGSTP, from the coding sequence GTGAGCGACCCGACCGTGACCTTCGGGGCCCCGGGCGCCCCCGGCGACCGCTACGCCGACGACGCCCACCGCTACCGCCTCGACGGCCGGATCGCCACCGGCGGCATGGGCGAGGTGTGGCGGGCCACCGACACCACCCTGGGTCGCGAGGTCGCGGTCAAGCTGCTCAAGAGCGAGTACGCCGACGACGCGACGTTCCGCTCCCGCTTCGAGACCGAGGCGCGCCACGCCGCCTCGCTGCACCACCCGGGCGTCGCGGCCGTCTACGACTTCGGGGAGGCCGCGGCCACCGACGGGTCCGGCGTCCCCCGTCCGTACCTCGTCATGGAGCTGGTCGACGGGCAGCCGCTGTCGGCCCTCCTCCGCGAGGGCGAGCCGCTCGACCCGGACGCCGTGCGCCAGCTGCTCGGGCAGGTCGCCGACGCCGTCGCGGCCGCCCACGCCGCCGGCATCGTGCACCGCGACATCAAGCCGGCCAACCTGCTGGTCACCCCGGACCGCACGGTCAAGATCACCGACTTCGGCATCGCGCGCGCCGCCGACGGGATCGGGATGACCCAGACCGGCCAGGTGATGGGCACCCCGCAGTACCTCTCGCCGGAGCAGGCCCGCGGCAACCCCGCGACACCGGCCTCCGACGTGTACGCGCTCGGCGTCGTCGCCTTCGAGATGCTCGCCGGCCGGCGTCCCTTCCAGGCCGACTCCCCGGTCGCCACCGCGCTGGCCCACCTCAACGACCCGGTCCCGGACCTGCCCGACTCGGTGCCGGCCGACCTGGCCGCGGTGGTGCGCCGCGCGCTCGCCAAGGACCCCGCCGAGCGGTACGCCGACGCCTCGGCGCTCGCGGCCGCGCTGCGCGACCCCTCCACCGAGCTCCTGGCCCCGCCGCCGGCCTCGGCCGCGGAGCAGACCCAGCTCCTCGCGCCGACCGTCGTCGCGACGCCCCCGTCCGAGGCGACCGCCGTCGTGCCCCCGCTGCCGGCCGCTGCCGCCACGGGCACGACCGGCGCCGTCGCCGCCGACGAGACGGCCGAGGACGCCGACCGCCGCCGGACCGGCCTGGTGATCGGCCTGCTCGTCGCGGTCCTCGTGATCGCCGGCGTCGTCGCCGCCATCGCGCTGGCCGGGCAGGACGGCGACGAGGACCCGACCGACCGGCCGACCGCGTCCGCCGGCACCATCACCATCGACGAGGACAACTACCTCGGGCGCCCGGTCGGTGACGTGCGCCGCGAGCTGACGCGCGCCGGCCTGCGGGTGACCACCGAGGAGGTCGCCAACCCCGGGGGCGAGACGCCGGGCACGGTGACGACCGTCGACCCCTCGGGCCGGCTCGACGAGGGCGAGCGCGTCGTCGTCCAGTTCTGGGGCGAGGAGCCGGTCGTCGAGCCGACCCCGGAGCCCACCACGGAGGCGCCGACCCCGGAGCCCACGCCGGAGGAGCCGTCGGCCGAGCCGACCACCCAGGCCCCGACGCCCACCCCGACCCCGACCCCGACGCAGGAACCCACCCAGGAGCCGACCACGTCCACCCCGCCGTCCCCCACGGCCCCGGCGCCCACCGCCCAGGCGTCGCCGGCGCAGGCGTCCCCCGCGCAGGCGACCGGCATGTCCACCCCGACGGCCGGGAGCACGCCGTGA
- a CDS encoding SURF1 family protein produces MPVALAPRYWGGHLLAVVLVLLACWLGVWQLEAWQAQRDLEARDLTGVAPEPLEDLIGPDDPFPGEEVGHPVELTGTWVPESTVFIEGRQHEGRDGYWVVTPVEVDGGGGAAMYVVRGWSAEAQAPAPAPGPVTLTAWLQPTEGTTAVDPDRSDDVLPQIRVADLVQYVDQDLYGAFGIATEPLDGLAPAELEQLPGASAFTGLKNFLYGIQWFVFGAFAAFIWWRWSRDLATAVERTEETADEAVPSRP; encoded by the coding sequence GTGCCCGTCGCCCTCGCCCCCCGCTACTGGGGCGGTCACCTCCTCGCGGTCGTGCTGGTCCTCCTGGCCTGCTGGCTGGGCGTCTGGCAGCTCGAGGCGTGGCAGGCGCAGCGGGACCTCGAGGCGCGCGACCTCACCGGCGTGGCGCCCGAGCCGCTGGAGGACCTGATCGGCCCGGACGACCCCTTCCCGGGCGAGGAGGTCGGCCACCCCGTCGAGCTCACCGGCACCTGGGTGCCGGAGAGCACCGTGTTCATCGAGGGTCGCCAGCACGAGGGCCGCGACGGCTACTGGGTCGTCACGCCGGTCGAGGTCGACGGGGGCGGCGGCGCCGCGATGTACGTCGTCCGCGGCTGGAGCGCAGAGGCGCAGGCCCCGGCCCCGGCGCCCGGACCGGTCACGCTCACCGCGTGGCTCCAGCCCACCGAGGGCACCACCGCCGTCGACCCCGACCGCAGCGACGACGTGCTCCCGCAGATCCGGGTCGCCGACCTGGTGCAGTACGTCGACCAGGACCTGTACGGCGCGTTCGGGATCGCCACCGAGCCGCTCGACGGCCTCGCGCCGGCCGAGCTCGAGCAGCTGCCCGGCGCCTCGGCGTTCACCGGGCTGAAGAACTTCCTCTACGGGATCCAGTGGTTCGTCTTCGGTGCCTTCGCCGCCTTCATCTGGTGGCGCTGGTCACGGGACCTGGCCACGGCCGTCGAGCGGACCGAGGAGACCGCCGACGAGGCGGTACCGTCGAGGCCGTGA
- a CDS encoding patatin-like phospholipase family protein, whose translation MTTTAFVLGGGGVLGAVEVGMLRALLERDITPDLVLGTSIGALNGALVAREPTLAVIDRMTRLWDDASQAPREVYGDRPLRTVRRAVSTGTHLWSSRPLKQRLLDELGDLTFEELPVRFQVCAASIERAAEHWFDSGRVVDAVMASAAVPGLLPPAKVGDEHYLDGGIVNSIPLARAVRLGADRVFVLQVGRVDRPLQVPRRPWEVARVSFEIARRHRFHRELEELPDGVRAYVLPARGTSARDDTWRAATDFRSVQERIDRTYDACVDYLDRELGR comes from the coding sequence ATGACCACCACGGCGTTCGTCCTCGGCGGCGGTGGGGTCCTCGGCGCCGTCGAGGTCGGCATGCTCCGGGCGCTGCTCGAGCGGGACATCACGCCCGACCTGGTCCTGGGCACGAGCATCGGCGCGCTCAACGGCGCGCTGGTCGCCCGCGAGCCCACCCTCGCCGTCATCGACCGGATGACGCGGCTGTGGGACGACGCGAGCCAGGCCCCGCGCGAGGTGTACGGCGACCGGCCGCTGCGCACGGTCCGCCGTGCGGTCTCCACCGGAACCCACCTGTGGTCCTCCCGCCCGTTGAAGCAGCGCCTGCTCGACGAGCTCGGCGACCTCACCTTCGAGGAGCTGCCGGTGCGCTTCCAGGTGTGCGCGGCGAGCATCGAGCGGGCGGCCGAGCACTGGTTCGACTCGGGCCGGGTCGTCGACGCGGTGATGGCCAGCGCGGCGGTGCCCGGCCTCCTGCCGCCCGCCAAGGTCGGTGACGAGCACTACCTCGACGGGGGCATCGTCAACTCGATCCCGCTGGCGCGCGCGGTGCGGCTCGGGGCCGACCGGGTCTTCGTGCTGCAGGTCGGCCGGGTCGACCGGCCGCTGCAGGTGCCGCGTCGGCCGTGGGAGGTCGCCCGCGTGTCGTTCGAGATCGCCCGGCGGCACCGGTTCCACCGGGAGCTCGAGGAGCTCCCCGACGGCGTGCGGGCGTACGTCCTCCCCGCCCGCGGCACCTCGGCGCGGGACGACACCTGGCGCGCGGCGACCGACTTCCGCAGCGTCCAGGAGCGGATCGACCGCACGTACGACGCGTGCGTGGACTACCTCGACCGCGAGCTGGGCCGGTGA
- a CDS encoding DUF3817 domain-containing protein, with amino-acid sequence MIDDDERTDPGLNSALTRYRFMATVVGVLLIVLCLVGVPLANFDGTGMWGVFGSTPDLFATGSGAQELGEAITGYLGVAHGWLYMIFLVMAFLLARRAGWDLRFTLVTLVCGTIPVLSFWAEHRATERVRAQLGEPVHG; translated from the coding sequence GTGATCGACGACGACGAGCGCACCGACCCCGGCCTGAACAGCGCCCTGACCCGCTACCGCTTCATGGCCACCGTCGTCGGCGTGCTGCTCATCGTGCTGTGCCTGGTCGGCGTGCCGCTGGCCAACTTCGACGGCACGGGCATGTGGGGGGTCTTCGGCAGCACCCCGGACCTGTTCGCCACCGGGTCCGGCGCCCAGGAGCTCGGCGAGGCGATCACCGGCTACCTCGGGGTCGCCCACGGCTGGCTCTACATGATCTTCCTGGTGATGGCCTTCCTGCTCGCCCGCCGGGCCGGCTGGGACCTCCGGTTCACCCTCGTCACGCTGGTGTGCGGGACGATCCCGGTGCTCAGCTTCTGGGCCGAGCACCGCGCCACCGAGCGGGTCCGCGCCCAGCTCGGCGAGCCGGTCCACGGCTGA
- a CDS encoding rhomboid family intramembrane serine protease: protein MRDAAVGFQCPDCVAEGARTTRSGRTAYGGLRPTNAAITSGVLIAVNVAVWIAILVTGGAASRLVDLLAMRPSGLCLLGDGGFNVPEAACTGGGTWLPGVADGAVWQVLTSGFTHVTVLHIAFNMFALYVLGPQLELALGRARFLALYFLSLLAGSAVVMWAAPEFQATLGASGAIYGLFAALLIMARRVGGDVRQLVALIVVNVVITFAVPGISWQGHLGGFLGGAAVTALLVYAPRGPRRTPVQLAGLVLVALLVLGAILARVLVLS from the coding sequence ATGCGCGACGCCGCCGTCGGCTTCCAGTGCCCCGACTGCGTCGCCGAGGGCGCGCGCACGACGCGCAGCGGCCGCACGGCGTACGGCGGGCTGCGGCCCACCAACGCCGCGATCACCTCCGGCGTCCTCATCGCCGTCAACGTGGCGGTGTGGATCGCGATCCTCGTCACCGGGGGTGCGGCCAGCCGGCTGGTCGACCTGCTGGCCATGCGGCCCAGCGGGCTGTGCCTGCTCGGCGACGGCGGCTTCAACGTGCCGGAGGCGGCCTGCACGGGCGGCGGCACCTGGCTGCCCGGTGTGGCCGACGGTGCGGTGTGGCAGGTGCTCACCTCGGGGTTCACCCACGTCACGGTGCTCCACATCGCCTTCAACATGTTCGCGCTGTACGTCCTCGGGCCCCAGCTCGAGCTCGCGCTGGGCCGTGCCCGCTTCCTGGCGCTGTACTTCCTCTCCCTGCTCGCCGGGTCCGCGGTGGTGATGTGGGCGGCACCGGAGTTCCAGGCCACCCTCGGTGCCTCCGGCGCGATCTACGGCCTCTTCGCGGCGCTGTTGATCATGGCGCGGCGGGTCGGTGGCGACGTGCGCCAGCTGGTCGCGCTGATCGTGGTCAACGTCGTGATCACCTTCGCGGTCCCGGGCATCTCCTGGCAGGGCCACCTCGGCGGGTTCCTCGGCGGTGCCGCGGTGACCGCGCTGCTGGTCTACGCCCCGCGGGGACCGCGACGCACGCCGGTCCAGCTCGCCGGGCTGGTGCTGGTCGCGCTGCTCGTCCTCGGCGCGATCCTCGCCCGCGTGCTCGTCCTGTCCTGA
- a CDS encoding SAV_915 family protein: MERTTGRGVLRVPVRVDDIGRSLRADLPTARRPDGTRTAVAFTSVEARDRAMTPGQQPVTLAEPVLRALLADVGIDALQVDPERLDVFTAGGGDPPADRARPGRFRPQVWRSLCRTTCV; this comes from the coding sequence GTGGAACGAACGACAGGGCGAGGTGTCCTCCGGGTCCCGGTGCGCGTCGACGACATCGGGCGCAGCCTGCGTGCGGACCTACCGACGGCCCGACGGCCCGACGGCACGCGGACCGCGGTGGCGTTCACCTCCGTGGAGGCCCGGGACCGGGCCATGACGCCCGGGCAGCAGCCGGTCACGCTCGCCGAGCCCGTGCTGCGGGCGCTGCTGGCCGATGTCGGGATCGACGCCCTCCAGGTCGACCCGGAGCGTCTTGACGTGTTCACCGCGGGTGGTGGTGACCCGCCCGCGGACCGGGCCCGTCCGGGCCGTTTCCGTCCACAGGTGTGGAGGAGCCTGTGCAGAACTACATGCGTGTAG